The segment AGTTCTACCCCATTCTGCCCGTAATCATACACAGCCTGAAGGCCGTCATAAATCTCACTGGAAGGAAAAACGAAGCCGTATTCCTTGGCGTGCGAGATGATATCTTTTAACTGTGCGTTTTCTGTGGGTTTCTCAGTTGTGCTCATGGGCGCAAATATAGAGGTTTCATCGGCACTTTTTCTAAAACACTGGTTTGGTTTGGTTAGAGAAATACCACACTTGCAAGGTAAATGTTCTGAGGAGAGTGATGATTATAAGTAGAGTCAAAGCTAGGTTCGTACTTTTGCGCAGTTTTTCTACTAGGGTTGAACCATTCCTTAACAATTCGATAACATTCAGAGGAAATTATTCTCTTACTTTTGGCACCTTTTTTCTCACCTATACTACATTATGTTCGGATTAGAAACTGATCTACTGATCTTGCTGGTAATTTGCTTACTGGCCGCGTGTGCATTTGAATTTGTGAACGGTTTCCATGATACGGCCAATGCTGTGGCTACCGTTATTTACACCAACACTCTTCGCCCTTGGGCGGCTGTGGTGTGGTCTGGTTTCTGGAACTTCATTGGTGTTTTTGCCGGCGGTATTGGCGTGGCTATGGGGATTGTATACCTACTACCCATTGAAACCCTCATTGACCAGGACATTTGGCACGGCATTTCCATGATTGCGGCCTTATTGATAAGTGCCATTCTCTGGAATGTGGGTACCTGGTACTACGGTCTTCCTTCTTCCAGTTCCCACACATTGATTGGGTCAATCTTAGGACTAGGGATTGCCTTTTCTCTCCTTCCTTCTACCACCGAGGCTTCTTTTGCCTGGTCTGAAGCAACAAAAACAGGAATGTCCTTACTTGTTTCTCCGTTCCTGGGCTTCACCCTGACTGTGTTTTTGATGTTTCTTTTGAAACGGTTTGTGAAAAATAAGACCATTTTCAAAGAGCCACACAAACGCAAAGCTCCTCCTCTTTGGATCCGGATTATTTTGATCATCACCTGTACGCTGGTTTCATTCTTCCATGGTTCTAATGACGGCCAGAAAGGCGTGGGCTTGGTCATGCTGATCTTGATTGCGATTGTTCCTTCTTACTACGCCCTTGACATTGACAAAGACCCAGCTGGTTTGAGAAACTCTATCACCCAAGTGGAACAGGTATTAGCCAAAGTAGACAGCACGGTCCTTTCTGCGTCAGATTCAAAACAATTGACTTTGCTGAACAATGAAGTTAGGGAAATGCGAAACGTGTTTACTTCTAACCCAGATATGGCCAGCCTTCCGAAAGATGCTCGTTTCCTGCTTCGCCGTGATATCCTGCTAATCACCAAAGGCACTGATAAGTTGATGGACAGCCAGGACATCACCATGAGCCAGCGTGACCGCGACCAGTTAAAGGCTGGTGTGACCGGCATGCGTTCCTACACTGACTACGCCCCTGATTGGGTAATCATGATGATTGCGCTTTCTCTGGGTATTGGAACCATGATTGGCTGGAAACGGATTGTGAAAACCATTGGTGAAAAGATTGGGAAAGAGCACTTGACTTACGCTCAGGGAGCTTCGGCTGAGTTCATGGCGGCTAGTGTAATTGGTTTTTCTACGTTCGTGTTCAAATTGCCCGTAAGTACCACCCACATTCTTTCTTCTGGTATTGCGGGAAGTATGGTGGCTAACCGTGGGATTAAGAACCTGAATGCCGGCACCATCCGGAATATTGCCTTAGCTTGGGTTTTAACCTTGCCTGTTTCTATGTTCTTATCTGGAACACTGTTCCTGTTGTTCCGCTGGATGCTTTCTTAGAATCTACTAAACGAAAAGAAAAGAGCCGCTTCAGAAATGAAGTGGCTCTTTTCTTTTTAAGGCTTTTCGGCACGGTATTCCCCGTGAATCCTTTGATATTTTTTGTACAGGACACCGGCTCTTTAACAATTATTCTGCTCCCGCCTTGCTTTTGCCTACCCCAAAGCTACTTACACGTATGTAGCTACAATTGGTGATTTTATGAAGGAAGGCATGTACGTATGTCCTGTGATTTTGAGCTAAATCTTACTAAAACATTATTGAATGGCTAAAAAAAGAAGGGGAAAAGGGTCATTGGTACCCGCCCAGCCTTACAAATTCAGAAGAAGAGTTGGTGTTCTGGACATTATTCTTCGAAAAGAGAAAACCTTCCTTTATTTCATTGCCTTTTCTCTTATTCTCTGCGGTGTAGTGTACCCGTACGCCTCTGTGGCCATGTGGGTGGGTTTCGCCTTTGCCGGCTACTCAGCTATTGCCAATGACAGCATCCAGACCATAGGTACGTTCATTGTTTCCAATGAAGACAAGAAGTGGTACTGGCAGTGGCTCTTCATGGGGGGCATTTTCCTGGCTACAGTGTGGTACAGTTGGTATATGTTCAACGGTGATGTCACCTACCAGCGCTTAGCCTCCAAAGGATTCAAAGACACTCCAGAGAGTTTTGTATTCTTACAGCTGGCCGCCCCTGTAATTCTGCTGCTGTTAACGCGCTTCCGGATTCCGGTTTCCACCACGTTCATGCTCTTGAGCGTGTTCACCATTGACTCTAGTGCAATTTTTAGCATGGTGAACAAGAGCCTCATGGGCTATGTGGCAGCCTTTGTACTGGCTCTGCTGATTTATATTCTGCTTTCTGGGATCATCAAACGGTTTATCAAAGGGGAAGCGCATGGTGCCTGGATTTGGGCCCAATGGATCATCAGTGGTTTTCTGTGGCATACCTGGCTGGCACAAGATCTGGCAAATATTGCCGTGTACCTGCCCCGCCAGCTGAACGTGGTGGAGTTTACCGCTTTTGCGAGTTTTATTTTCCTGGGATTAGCTTACATCTTCTACATGCGGGGTGAGAAGATCCAGGGAATCATCAATGAGAAATCTGAAGTACGTGATGTACGGAGTGCCACCATTATTGACCTGGTGTACTCCATCATTCTGTATTACTTCAAAGAGGTAAACAATATTCCTATGAGTACTACATGGGTGTTTGTGGGCCTTCTGGCAGGACGGGAACTGGGAATGCGCATCAGGGCCAAAGATCCTGGCGCTAAGTTCTCCAAGACCTTTATTTTAATAGGCAGAGACATCTTCTCTGTGACCATAGGTCTGCTTATATCAGTGATCCTAGCCATTGCCATCAACCCGGCCATTCAGCAAGAGATCAGGAATTTCTTTACTAAGTAAAAACGCTTTTCATCTATAAGGCAAAAAGAGCCGCTTCAGATACGAGGTGGCTCTTTTGCTTTGTAGAGGTATGATTCTTACCTGATGCACTGTTGTGTCTTTTCTGTTGAACTGTTTCCTGATTGCTTTCTGCAAGGTATGGTCAAAACAATCAAGATTCGTCCTTTAACAAGCCATTTGATCTAATGCAAGCGGATTTAGAACAAGAACCGATCTGCAAAATGGCTTTTGATGAATACAGACCTTTTAGAAGACTCTGGAATCGGTAGGCGATCAGAGCTCATTATTTGTCGCCCATTGGTTTGAAGGCTCTAAAAATGGCCTCTGTCAAGCTCTTCTGATTAGCTGTTCCACGCAAATTTTCGTGGAACCTGTAAATTGAGCCACGTGAGAATTAAATATTTCAAGGTATACAGGGGACTAGACGGAAATACCGTAGTGATTTGAGTCCCGTTTTTAGAAAATCGGCCTTAATCTGGTTTGTTTAAAGTGCCTAAAACAGAAAGAACCGCTTGTGGCGGTTCTTTCTGTTTTAGAGAATATGTAATCAGGGTATTCAATCACGGCTTAGCCTTCTTTTGGCCAAAGAACTTCCAGGTTGTCATCCATGTGTACACCAAAGTTTACGGCCAGAAGCTTGCCTTCTTCAAAGTAAAGGTCAATCATCTCGTGCTCGTAAGAAAGGCAAGTCACGTTGTTCTCAATCTTTTCCTTCTCTACGTTCTGTACGCCCTTCTCTTTGAACAGATCTTCTACTTCCTGCTGATTCATTTCAAAGATCTTCTTCCCGAACAGCGTCACGTTGGGGTTGGCAGTCTCTATGCAGCTCAAGCGATAATCATCTTCTTTATCAAAGTAGAACGAAAAGCCGCTATCCCAGTAGTTCCAGGCCTTGTGCTCAAATTCGTCTTCCTCGTCTGACTCTTCCACTTCTTCCGGCTCGCCCATGATCTCCTCCACGTCGTCCATGCTTAGCCCGAAGCGTAAATCGCCTATTCCGTATCCTAGTTTTATCTCGTTGTCAAATTGTTCTCTGTCCTGTTCCATAGTTTCTATTGGTTATATGGTTCCGTTTCCGGCTTTGTTTTTATAAAACTACTCAAAAATAGCGGCTCTTCCACATTTCGGGCTTTGGTGGGCGTCCTTTCAAAAAATCCGGCCGCGCCCCAGCTCCCCCTTCTCATTCCCGATCTGCGGGCTTTTCCCACTTTTCCACGGAGCCAACTTGATATCTATTATAAAATGATTTTTTCTTAAAAAGAATCTTGTTCGTCATTAGGGCTGTGCAGAAGTGGATAAGATTTCTTGTCCCCACGTTTTCCCCGGCGTTCTGAAATATCCTCTCAGTAGTCCCACTTATTCTCCCAGCTTTGTGGATTCTTCTTTCGTCTCTGTCAAGCACTTACATGGTCTTTCCACTTCTTCACATAAAAAACGGTGGAAACTCTCTAACGTTTATACGCACGTGAATAACTTCTTAGAATTTCTGTTTTTATGAACGCCCACTCACATTTAGGTGTGTGAACGTAGAAATTCTGGTTTTGGGTTTTCCGTTTATCAGACTTGGCCTTACTTTATCCAGATTCTTGTCCACAGTTATCCACTCCGTTTCCACGCTAGAATTGGATGACTTGGGACTCTATTTCCCAATTGGCCCTGATCTCCCAAACATCTTTAGGAAGGATCACGGGCTCAGGTAATCTGCGCTCTTTCAGGAGTCCATTGTCCCAAATACCGTTGCCATTTTGGTCTACCAGAATCCGGATTTGGTAAGAGGCGGGTTCCAGGTCGTTCCATAAAATGGTTTTTAGGTTTTTTACTTCCTTCACAACTGCGTTCTGGCGGAGGAGCTGCACAATGAAATTTTTCTGGGTAGTGGCTAATTGCACCTTCAAGCTGCCTGCCTCTTCCTTGTCACTAATCAAGACTTTCTTAGTGGTAGCAGCATACGGATCTCCTATGAAAGGCATAACCTTGGTAGTGTCC is part of the Rufibacter tibetensis genome and harbors:
- a CDS encoding inorganic phosphate transporter, which encodes MFGLETDLLILLVICLLAACAFEFVNGFHDTANAVATVIYTNTLRPWAAVVWSGFWNFIGVFAGGIGVAMGIVYLLPIETLIDQDIWHGISMIAALLISAILWNVGTWYYGLPSSSSHTLIGSILGLGIAFSLLPSTTEASFAWSEATKTGMSLLVSPFLGFTLTVFLMFLLKRFVKNKTIFKEPHKRKAPPLWIRIILIITCTLVSFFHGSNDGQKGVGLVMLILIAIVPSYYALDIDKDPAGLRNSITQVEQVLAKVDSTVLSASDSKQLTLLNNEVREMRNVFTSNPDMASLPKDARFLLRRDILLITKGTDKLMDSQDITMSQRDRDQLKAGVTGMRSYTDYAPDWVIMMIALSLGIGTMIGWKRIVKTIGEKIGKEHLTYAQGASAEFMAASVIGFSTFVFKLPVSTTHILSSGIAGSMVANRGIKNLNAGTIRNIALAWVLTLPVSMFLSGTLFLLFRWMLS